From the genome of Nicotiana sylvestris chromosome 2, ASM39365v2, whole genome shotgun sequence, one region includes:
- the LOC138884996 gene encoding uncharacterized protein, whose amino-acid sequence MLPEGTDGYVIYCDASGVGPRYVLMQYGKVVACASRQLRKHENNYPTHDLESAAVIHALKMWRHHLYGIYVDIYTNHKNLQYIFKQKELNLRQRRWLEILKVYDVDILYHPGKANVVDDTLSRRSMGSLSYLQPEKREIAHEVHQLASLGVWLLDSGDIGITLQDTATSSLVIEVKECQYEDPMATSADYGSNSLFSLFYPSRATKMYHDIREVKIEHQKPGGLLQAIEIPTWEWEDYVRLYIKKIAQLHGVPESIISDKGAQFTANFWRSFQKGLGTQLTPKWDLKCVPGNTENAKEKRKKMGKSAAAGNRINSSSRT is encoded by the exons ATGCTTCCAGAGGGGACCGATGGTTacgttatctattgtgatgcttcaggcgTTGGGCCTCGTTATGTGCTGATGCAgtatggtaaggttgtggcttgtgcttctagacaactaagaaagcacgagaataACTACCCCACCCATGATTTAGAGTCagccgcggtgattcatgcactaaagatgtggaggcaccaTTTGTATGGCAtttatgttgatatctatacgaaTCATAAGAACCTCCAGTATATCtttaagcaaaaggaattgaatcttcgtcaaaggagatggttggagataCTTAAAGtatatgacgttgatattttataccatccagggaaggcgaatGTAGTAGACGACACCCTCagtcgtagatctatgggtagcttgtcgtatttacagccagaaaagagggaaatagcccatgaggttcatcagctagctagtcttggagtttggttactggactcaggtgacattgggattactcttcaggatacggcAACATCCTCATTAGTAATTGAAGTAAAGgaatgccagtacgaggatcctat GGCTACGTCGGCAGATTATGGCAGCAACTCACTATtttcgttattctatccatctagagcgacaaagatgtatcatgacatcagggaa gttaagattgagcatcaaaaacctggtgggttattgcaggctatagagattccgacctgggaATGGGAA GATTATGTCAGGCTTTATATTAAGAAGATAGCAcaactgcatggtgtccctgaatctattatctcggataaaggagctcaatttacagctaacttctggaggtccttccaaaaaggattggggactcaa CTAACACCAAAgtgggatttgaaatgtgtacctggaaacactgaaaatgcgaaggagaagaggaagaagatggggaaatcagcagcagcaggaaacagaattaacagtagcagcaggacataG